One segment of Carya illinoinensis cultivar Pawnee chromosome 1, C.illinoinensisPawnee_v1, whole genome shotgun sequence DNA contains the following:
- the LOC122278107 gene encoding perakine reductase-like: protein MNVTVSPSFDKKFPLITVGGGNEGINGALNIVKLCLCGRLLDFTFFHSCNSIFHLEMAEKPHIQIPRVKLGSQGLEVSRLGFGSGGLSGILNAPLSHEDGCSVIKEAFHKGITLFDTANVYGENHHNEIMIGKALKQLPREKIQIASKFGITISADGQIGVKCTPEYARQCCEESLKYLDVGYIDLYYQHRVDSSVPIEDTMEELKKLVEEGKIKYIGLSEASVDTIRRAHAVHPITALEMEYSLWTRDIEDEIIPLCRELGIGIVAYSPLGHGFFGGKAIVESLPTESFLAVHPRFMGENLEKNKLLYARLSELATKHGCTPPQLALAWILHQGDDIIPIPGTTKVKNLDTNIGSLALKLTPEDLKEISDAVPINEVGGERETAAFAQYAWKVANTPPK from the exons ATGAACGTTACCGTCTCTCCCAGTTTTGACAAAAAATTTCCACTTATTACGGTTGGTGGGGGGAATGAGGGTATAAATGGGGCCCTAAATATCGTAAAGTTGTGCTTGTGCGGTAGGTTGTTAGACTTTACATTTTTCCATTCCTGTAATAGCATCTTTCACCTTGAGATGGCGGAGAAGCCCCATATCCAAATTCCAAGAGTGAAACTTGGCAGTCAGGGACTTGAG GTTTCTAGATTGGGGTTTGGAAGCGGGGGACTTTCTGGGATATTGAATGCTCCTCTGTCACATGAAGATGGATGCTCCGTTATAAAGGAAGCCTTTCATAAGGGTATAACCTTATTTGATACAGCAAATGTTTATGGAGAGAATCACCATAATGAGATCATGATTGGCAAG GCTCTGAAGCAGCTTCCTcgagaaaaaattcaaatagctAGCAAATTCGGGATTACTATTTCGGCGGATGGTCAAATTGGCGTCAAGTGTACCCCTGAATATGCACGGCAATGCTGTGAAGAAAGTCTTAAGTATCTTGATGTGGGCTACATCGATCTTTACTATCAGCACCGTGTGGACTCCTCAGTGCCAATAGAGGATACT ATGGAGGAGCTGAAGAAGCTGGTGGAGGAAGGAAAGATAAAATACATTGGGCTGTCAGAAGCTAGTGTAGACACAATAAGAAGAGCTCATGCGGTTCATCCCATCACTGCCTTAGAGATGGAGTATTCCTTGTGGACCCGTGACATCGAAGATGAGATAATTCCACTTTGcag GGAGCTTGGCATTGGGATAGTGGCATATAGCCCTCTTGGTCATGGGTTCTTTGGCGGGAAAGCAATCGTGGAAAGCTTGCCTACTGAGAGCTTCCTG GCTGTGCACCCAAGGTTCATGGGAGAGAATTTGGAGAAGAACAAACTTCTATATGCCCGATTATCCGAACTGGCCACAAAGCATGGCTGCACTCCCCCTCAGCTAGCTCTGGCTTGGATTCTCCATCAAGGGGACGATATAATCCCAATCCCTG GTACAACTAAGGTCAAGAATCTTGATACCAATATTGGATCCTTGGCATTGAAGCTCACACCAGAGGATTTAAAAGAAATTAGTGACGCTGTGCCCATCAATGAAGTTGGAGGTGAAAGAGAAACCGCGGCATTTGCTCAATATGCCTGGAAGGTTGCAAATACCCCACCAAAGTAA